In Streptococcus pneumoniae, the sequence GATGGTGAACGTTCACAACTTGAAAACCTTCGCTGGTTAGGCATGGATTGGGATGAAAGTCCAGAATCACATGAGAATTATCGCCAGTCTGAGCGTTTAGACTTGTATCAAAAATACATTGACCAACTATTAGCTGAAGGAAAAGCCTATAAATCTTACGTTACAGAAGAAGAGTTGGCAGCTGAACGCGAACGCCAAGAAGTAGCTGGCGAAACACCACGCTACATCAATGAATACCTTGGTATGAGTGAAGAAGAAAAAGCAGCTTACATCGCAGAACGTGAAGCAGCAGGGATCATCCCAACTGTTCGTTTGGCTGTCAATGAGTCAGGTATCTACAAGTGGCATGATATGGTCAAAGGCGATATCGAATTTGAAGGTGGCAATATCGGTGGTGACTGGGTTATCCAAAAGAAAGACGGTTACCCAACTTACAACTTTGCCGTTGCCATCGATGACCACGATATGCAAATCTCTCATGTTATCCGTGGAGATGACCATATTGCTAATACACCAAAACAGCTTATGGTCTATGAATCTCTTGGTTGGGAAGCTCCAGAGTTCGGTCACATGACCTTGATTATCAACTCTGAGACTGGTAAGAAGTTATCTAAACGTGATACTAATACACTTCAATTTATCGAAGATTACCGAAAGAAAGGTTACCTTCCAGAAGCAGTCTTTAACTTTATTGCTCTTCTTGGTTGGAACCCAGGTGGTGAAGATGAGATTTTCTCTCGTGAAGAACTCATTAAACTTTTTGATGAAAACCGCCTCAGCAAGTCACCAGCAGCCTTTGATCAGAAAAAACTAGACTGGATGAGCAATGATTATATCAAGAATGCAGACCTTGAAACCATCTTTGAAATGGCAAAACCATTCTTAGAGGAAGCAGGCCGTTTGACTGACAAGGCTGAAAAATTAGTTGAGCTCTATAAACCACAAATGAAATCAGTAGATGAGATTATCCCATTGACAGATCTTTTCTTCTCAGATTTCCCAGAATTGACAGAAGCAGAGCGCGAAGTCATGACGGGTGAAACAGTTCCAACAGTTCTTGAAGCATTCAAAGCAAAACTTGAAGCGATGACAGATGATAAATTTGTGACAGAAAATATCTTCCCACAAATTAAAGCAGTTCAAAAAGAAACAGGTATTAAAGGGAAAAATCTTTTCATGCCTATTCGTATCGCAGTTTCAGGCGAAATGCATGGGCCAGAATTACCAGATACAATTTTCTTGCTTGGACGTGAAAAATCAATTCAGCATATCGAAAACATGCTAAAAGAAATCTCTAAATAAAGAGGATACAATAATGGACATCTGGGAAAAGATGTACGAAGAAGCACAGAAACTATACAATCCACATGAAGTATCAGACTTTGTTTATGCCAATCATGTTGTAGCTGCAGTAGAAGCAGAAGATGGACAAATATTTACAGGATTCTGTATGGAGGGAACCTGTGGTGTTTTCCATCTCTGCGCAGAACGGGCGGCCCTCTTCAATATGTACCAATTTTCAGGACAAACTAAGGTTAAGAAAGTATTAGCCTTTCGAGACAAACCACCTTATGGTGGAAGTTCAGCCATGCCTTGCGGTGCTTGTAGAGAATTCCTTTTAGAGCTTAATGCTGAAAATAAAGATGCAGAATTCATGATGGACTATAATATAAGAAAAACAGTTAAAGTCGCAGAACTAATCCCTTATTGGTGGGGAGAAGAACGTGCTTCTAAGTTTAATGAGCGATAGAAGAGTCAGTATAATTTTGGCTCTTTTTACTATAAGTTGAAAAAATAAAAAAAAATTAGAAAAAGTAGTTGACAAAGTTTGAAAAGACTGTATAATAGTAAGAGTTGAAAATAACAACTCAGGTCCGTTGGTCAAGGGGTTAAGACACCGCCTTTTCACGGCGGTAACACGGGTTCGAATCCCGTACGGACTATGGTATGTTGCGGTTGGAACACTTGATGAAAAAAAGTTTAAAAAAGCTTAAAAATCTTCAAAAAAGTGTTGACAAGTGAAAGTGGCTGTGATATACTAATATAGTTGTCGCTTGAGAGAAGCGAGTGACAAAGACCTTTGAAAACTGAACAAGACGAACCAATGTGCAGGGCGCTACAACATAAGTTGTAGTACTGAACAATGAAAAAAACAATAAATCTGTCAGTGACAGAAATGAGTGAGAACTCAAACTTTTAATGAGAGTTTGATCCTGGCTCAGGACGAACGCTGGCGGCGTGCCTAATACATGCAAGTAGAACG encodes:
- a CDS encoding cytidine deaminase family protein; the encoded protein is MDIWEKMYEEAQKLYNPHEVSDFVYANHVVAAVEAEDGQIFTGFCMEGTCGVFHLCAERAALFNMYQFSGQTKVKKVLAFRDKPPYGGSSAMPCGACREFLLELNAENKDAEFMMDYNIRKTVKVAELIPYWWGEERASKFNER
- the gltX gene encoding glutamate--tRNA ligase codes for the protein MSKDIRVRYAPSPTGLLHIGNARTALFNYLYARHHGGTFLIRIEDTDRKRHVEDGERSQLENLRWLGMDWDESPESHENYRQSERLDLYQKYIDQLLAEGKAYKSYVTEEELAAERERQEVAGETPRYINEYLGMSEEEKAAYIAEREAAGIIPTVRLAVNESGIYKWHDMVKGDIEFEGGNIGGDWVIQKKDGYPTYNFAVAIDDHDMQISHVIRGDDHIANTPKQLMVYESLGWEAPEFGHMTLIINSETGKKLSKRDTNTLQFIEDYRKKGYLPEAVFNFIALLGWNPGGEDEIFSREELIKLFDENRLSKSPAAFDQKKLDWMSNDYIKNADLETIFEMAKPFLEEAGRLTDKAEKLVELYKPQMKSVDEIIPLTDLFFSDFPELTEAEREVMTGETVPTVLEAFKAKLEAMTDDKFVTENIFPQIKAVQKETGIKGKNLFMPIRIAVSGEMHGPELPDTIFLLGREKSIQHIENMLKEISK